Below is a window of Gossypium hirsutum isolate 1008001.06 chromosome A12, Gossypium_hirsutum_v2.1, whole genome shotgun sequence DNA.
CCTCATAGAAAATACTTAAATTTCCACTATTGACAACTGCAAACAACATGCATAAGATACAAGCAACTACAACCAGCATAAGAATCCCAGAACAAGAAGCTAGTTTCGGTGGATAATAAACAAACATTACATAGCATAACCCAAGAGCTGACTAGTCAAATACCAAAAGGGAGAAAAAGGGGAGGAATGGGAAAGAGATAGGAACTTAACTAGATGAAAGGAGGCACCTTACAACATTACTTTTGGATTCATATGACTTGAGCATTTGAAAGAAACAAATGCCTTCTCATTTCAGCAATGAACTAGGTCTATAAATCTGCCGGTCAGCTATCAAATAAAGATACCGTATTTATGCTATTGCAATCTTTTCCGCAATTCCTCCTTTTTGTGCCTCATAAGCAGAGGCATGAACACCAAGTGCAGCCCGACCGGAGGGGTCGGGATTTTCTGACCATGCTGCATCCCATTCCACTGCTTTTGCTGTACTGCACGCTACACTTGGACCTCCTGGAACTGTTGACCTTGCAGCATTCTGCTTGCAATTGGATGATTAAATCCGCAATGTCAAATATTATTAAGCAACAAAGGAACAAACATAATAAAATTGTACACTATAGGAGCGTTCAGTTCATGAATCTTGCAGAACTTATAATCAAATAGAGCTTCTTTCATACTTGTTTTCTCTGATATGCCTGATAATTATGATCTTGCAACACCTTGGCTAAGAGTTCCATTATACTAGAGGTCAAGGTGAAGGGGTCTTGAAGAACTTAAGTTCTTTTGCGTTGAGCGTTGATACCAAAGCACTCCTACATGTTCCCTAAAAATTTAGGAATTCCTAAGCCCGGGAATTTTGGGCAAGTGCCAAGTGACAAATGATGTGGCCTCCTAATAGTGGAAAACTACAATAACCTCGCAAGCAGACTTGACAATCTGTATGtgtcttcatatacatatatatcatgtTTATGGTATTCTACATTTATATAAATTGACATGGTAATAATGTGTTATATAGATTTGGCACATTCATCTATTAATGGTGTGTTTGGAGGTTCTTCTTTTTGTAgtcatgttttaattatttttatcgtGTCGTGTAATtgtgccattttcaaaattgtcaGGTCTACTAGAGAGCATCCAACACATAGCAATCGAGAAATGTAATATTCAGTTTGGTTTGCTttcttttccaaaagtgaaaatTGGACAAGGAGGAAAACCAAATCTGCTACATGTTTCTATACCCCACGAGAAAATTTAGACAAGCAGAAAAGAGAGAGACAGCAAGGTGAACAACGTAATACCTTTGGAAAAAACTTCTCAAAGATAGTTCTGTAATAGTATCCCTCTTTTGTGGTTGGAGTATTCTCAGGGTAGATAAAGTTCGCATTAATCAACATTGCATCAGTGACCTGTCAAGTTCAGTAACAATAGGTTCTTACATGCAGCCAAATGGAAAATGTCTCCTGGAAGAACCATAAACAAATAAGTCTACCTGTTTGTTGGCATGGTCCTTCAAACCATCAATCCAGCTGTACCCAACTCCATCACTGAACTGCTCTTTTTGCCTGTATAAAATGTGCTGAAACAGACAGGGAAAATAAGtttcaaaaaaagaaattctTCCAGGAAGTTTTCCGTTAGAAATCATATTGAAACATTAATACATTGAAGAAATATAATCAAAGAATGGAGGACCAGAAAGAAAATGATATAGCCCCAGTAATTTTTTTCTAGATGGCAGCGGTGTTTCAAAAGAAGATATACTAACCTTAGGCAAATATGGCTTCTTATCATCGTCAAATGCATTACGTAAGATCCACTTCTCAATCCTCCCAAGATCAGGCCTTATCTGAAACAAATTTGTATGGCACTAACCATAAGTGAACCTTCATTCACAGagggggaaaagaaaagaaaaaaaggtctaaatatataattaaaatttagaacCATTCCTTTGACCAACATGAGATAGAAAACTACTATTGCTACGAATCTGACACCACGTATTATTTGCATCAGctcattattaaataaaagatcCTACAAAACAGATTATCACCTCACACACCAGATGAAAGCACCAAAAGCTAGAACATATATAGCATTTAAGAGTTGAAAGTGACGTCACCCTTATAATGTAAAATGCCATCCTCTTAGACAGGTGATACCAGGAATGACACCATGCAGCTAAAACCAGATATAAAGCAATAAACGTTAAACTCGGTAGAAATTTACCTCTATGTGTCAGTACTTTCTCATGTAATGGCAGTAAAGCTTTTGTCTAAGTTATTCCAGTATGGACGGACACAGATCAATTTTCTCAACATTAAACTAAATGATACAATGTAAATGACAGATATAGAAGCATAATACCATTTTCCACTCAGGATCTATACTCATTGCAATGTTGATGAACTCTTTATCTAAAAAGGGCACACGAGCTTCAAGTCCCCATGCTGAAGTTGATTTGTTTGCTCTCAAGCAATCATAAAGATGAAGAGCTTTGATCTGTCGAAATAATTAGAACACCATTAAAAAGGTAAACAAATATACAGCATATAGTCAGATAACCACGCCTAATATATGGATACCTCCAATTCATTTACTAAAATCCTAGAAAAAAAAGCAATGACCATCCTGAATACCTTTCGACATGTTTCTTCATGAAACTCCTCTTTGTTAGGTGCTTTATGGAAATACAAGTAACCTCCAAAGATTTCATCAGACCCCTCCCCCGAAAGAACCATTTTCACTCCTAAAGATTTGATTTTTCTTGACATAAGAAACATGGGAGTGCTGGCTCTAATAGTCGTCACATCATATGTTTCAATGTGGTAGATAACTTCCTCCAGAGCATCTATCCCTTCCTGGTGGGTCAAAATGGgagaaagaaaaacataaaaacgCAAATGAACATATTTTGCCATCCTTCTTTATTAAATCAAGCAGGGAATTACCTGGACAGTGAAATGAAACTCATGGTGACGAGTTCCAATATAATCTGCTACCTCTTTTGCGGCTTTGAGGTCAGGAGAACCctgaataataaaatgtaaaaagaaattGTGAAGTGGTAAACCCAAGTTATATTTCACAACTAAGACAAAGATACGAGTGTATTATCTGAAGTTGCAGAAATTATCCTAACAACTAGAAGGAGACTGGATGAAGATATTTTGCATAGACAATTTACATATTACTAGTAGCAGCAGTTCATAATGCAAGTCTATAGCATTCTTCAATGAATAATTTGATTCATCCATCAGCTACATCAAAAACATCATAGCGCTTAAGGTAACAACAAACCTAATCAACAGGCATGTTTTGTAGACATTAAGTAATAAAGTAACACAGGGAGGAAGGAAACCAAGATAGTAAGAGGATGTGGAATCTATAAATGTGCCACATGAAAGTGAGTATTATGACCTTCAAACCAATGCAGAAGGTATGTAATTGTGATCCCCACTGGCAAGCAACTTCTGAATTAGCTAGCTGACGGGCAGCTACAGCAGCTACAAGTGATGAGTCCAACCCTCCTGATAAAAGCACTCCAAATGGTACATCTGTCATGAGCCTCTTAAACACAGcctatataaaataaattcacaGAAATTAGTGTTGAAACATGAATGGCATATCACAGAAGTAATAccaacatttattaatttaacatgAGAATAATAACAAATTCTAGAGACATGTATGCTCCTTCAAGTATTCAAATAACTGAGTTACCAAAACAATGAAAATCCATTACTAAgaatcttaaaaaataatttgtttacaattttGTTTGTCTAACTCTGTCATGACTAAATAGGATGAATGGTACCAGGAAATAGAGGCAGACAGACACACAAATGACTACTTGGAAAAGAAGAACACAAAATTATAGAAAGAGCCATACAGTTAGCATTCAATCTTCCAGTTCTTGAGTAGAGGTCAAGCTGAAATCTTAAGAACTAATGTGCGCGATATATCCTACAAGCTAAGGATATATTAAGTTAACTAGAAAACTA
It encodes the following:
- the LOC107925496 gene encoding asparagine synthetase [glutamine-hydrolyzing] 2 isoform X1, with translation MFTLLPLPIRQTSPSTIKSRALQMLFQVKEEFLSQQPPQGLPFQNPGSSMCGILAVLGCIDNSQAKRSRVIELSRRLRHRGPDWSGLHCHQNCYLSHQRLAIVDPTSGDQPLYNEDKTVVVTVNGEIYNHKQLREKLKSHQFRTGSDCEVIAHLYEEYGEDFVDMLDGMFSFVLLDTRDKSFIAARDAIGITPLYIGWGLDGSVWFASEMKALSDDCEQFMSFLPGHIYSSKQGALRRWYNPPWYSEKIPSTPYDPKVLREAFEKAVFKRLMTDVPFGVLLSGGLDSSLVAAVAARQLANSEVACQWGSQLHTFCIGLKGSPDLKAAKEVADYIGTRHHEFHFTVQEGIDALEEVIYHIETYDVTTIRASTPMFLMSRKIKSLGVKMVLSGEGSDEIFGGYLYFHKAPNKEEFHEETCRKIKALHLYDCLRANKSTSAWGLEARVPFLDKEFINIAMSIDPEWKMIRPDLGRIEKWILRNAFDDDKKPYLPKHILYRQKEQFSDGVGYSWIDGLKDHANKQVTDAMLINANFIYPENTPTTKEGYYYRTIFEKFFPKNAARSTVPGGPSVACSTAKAVEWDAAWSENPDPSGRAALGVHASAYEAQKGGIAEKIAIA
- the LOC107925496 gene encoding asparagine synthetase [glutamine-hydrolyzing] 3 isoform X3; this encodes MLDGMFSFVLLDTRDKSFIAARDAIGITPLYIGWGLDGSVWFASEMKALSDDCEQFMSFLPGHIYSSKQGALRRWYNPPWYSEKIPSTPYDPKVLREAFEKAVFKRLMTDVPFGVLLSGGLDSSLVAAVAARQLANSEVACQWGSQLHTFCIGLKGSPDLKAAKEVADYIGTRHHEFHFTVQEGIDALEEVIYHIETYDVTTIRASTPMFLMSRKIKSLGVKMVLSGEGSDEIFGGYLYFHKAPNKEEFHEETCRKIKALHLYDCLRANKSTSAWGLEARVPFLDKEFINIAMSIDPEWKMIRPDLGRIEKWILRNAFDDDKKPYLPKHILYRQKEQFSDGVGYSWIDGLKDHANKQVTDAMLINANFIYPENTPTTKEGYYYRTIFEKFFPKNAARSTVPGGPSVACSTAKAVEWDAAWSENPDPSGRAALGVHASAYEAQKGGIAEKIAIA
- the LOC107925496 gene encoding asparagine synthetase [glutamine-hydrolyzing] 3 isoform X2, which gives rise to MCGILAVLGCIDNSQAKRSRVIELSRRLRHRGPDWSGLHCHQNCYLSHQRLAIVDPTSGDQPLYNEDKTVVVTVNGEIYNHKQLREKLKSHQFRTGSDCEVIAHLYEEYGEDFVDMLDGMFSFVLLDTRDKSFIAARDAIGITPLYIGWGLDGSVWFASEMKALSDDCEQFMSFLPGHIYSSKQGALRRWYNPPWYSEKIPSTPYDPKVLREAFEKAVFKRLMTDVPFGVLLSGGLDSSLVAAVAARQLANSEVACQWGSQLHTFCIGLKGSPDLKAAKEVADYIGTRHHEFHFTVQEGIDALEEVIYHIETYDVTTIRASTPMFLMSRKIKSLGVKMVLSGEGSDEIFGGYLYFHKAPNKEEFHEETCRKIKALHLYDCLRANKSTSAWGLEARVPFLDKEFINIAMSIDPEWKMIRPDLGRIEKWILRNAFDDDKKPYLPKHILYRQKEQFSDGVGYSWIDGLKDHANKQVTDAMLINANFIYPENTPTTKEGYYYRTIFEKFFPKNAARSTVPGGPSVACSTAKAVEWDAAWSENPDPSGRAALGVHASAYEAQKGGIAEKIAIA